The following proteins come from a genomic window of Methylorubrum populi:
- a CDS encoding MotE family protein, translated as MTLPARRLARLASLPARPFRLRLIDAVTLAAIGLLVLKLTALLADDPTPPGTPLPDFARVLAKARSNYEPTDPTTTGSVSAPPKPAEPAPPPVYQPVVPEPVSESERAILEKLAARRESLKQRGNELDLREQMLKDVERKLESGVADLKGAEDKVGSEGTKRAEAERAGMKGIVLMYETMKPKDAARVFDRLNLETLVPIVTAMNPRKMAEVLALMGSEPAEKLTVALANRARGVDAPQVAAAAPGLPPGELPAIDPGPAARPVR; from the coding sequence ATGACTCTGCCCGCGCGCCGACTCGCACGCCTCGCGAGCCTTCCGGCACGCCCCTTCCGGCTGCGCCTGATCGACGCCGTGACCCTGGCGGCGATCGGGCTTCTCGTGCTCAAGCTCACGGCCCTTCTGGCCGACGACCCGACGCCGCCCGGCACGCCGCTGCCGGACTTCGCCCGGGTGCTGGCCAAGGCGCGGAGCAACTACGAGCCGACTGATCCGACGACGACCGGCTCCGTCTCCGCGCCGCCCAAGCCGGCCGAGCCCGCCCCGCCGCCGGTCTATCAGCCGGTGGTGCCGGAACCGGTCTCGGAGAGCGAGCGGGCGATCCTCGAGAAGCTCGCCGCCCGCCGCGAGAGCCTCAAGCAGCGCGGGAACGAGCTCGACCTGCGCGAGCAGATGCTGAAGGATGTCGAGCGCAAACTCGAATCCGGCGTGGCCGACCTGAAGGGCGCCGAGGACAAGGTCGGATCCGAGGGGACGAAGCGGGCCGAGGCCGAGCGGGCCGGAATGAAGGGCATCGTCCTGATGTACGAGACGATGAAGCCGAAGGACGCAGCCCGGGTGTTCGACCGCCTCAACCTCGAGACGCTGGTGCCGATCGTGACGGCGATGAACCCGCGCAAGATGGCCGAGGTGCTGGCTCTGATGGGCTCCGAGCCCGCCGAGAAGCTGACCGTGGCGCTCGCCAACCGCGCCCGGGGCGTCGACGCTCCGCAGGTGGCCGCCGCTGCCCCCGGCCTGCCGCCGGGCGAGTTGCCGGCGATCGATCCCGGCCCGGCCGCCCGGCCCGTGCGCTGA
- a CDS encoding glutathione peroxidase: protein MTSLYDHAPRDARGEAHPLSQYRGKVLLVVNTASKCGFTPQYQGLEELWRRHRARGLVVLGLPCNQFGAQEPGDAAAIEQFCSLTYDVTFPVLAKVEVNGPGADPLYVDLKREKPGLFGTKAIKWNFTKFLIGRDGRVIGRFSPSTKPAALEGAIERAMAAPGG, encoded by the coding sequence ATGACGAGCCTCTACGATCACGCCCCGCGCGACGCCCGCGGCGAGGCCCATCCCCTGTCGCAGTATCGCGGCAAGGTGCTGCTGGTGGTGAACACCGCCTCGAAATGCGGTTTCACGCCGCAATATCAGGGCCTGGAAGAGCTCTGGCGCCGCCATCGCGCCCGCGGCCTCGTGGTGCTCGGCCTGCCCTGCAATCAGTTCGGCGCCCAAGAGCCGGGCGACGCCGCCGCCATCGAGCAGTTCTGCTCGCTCACCTACGATGTGACCTTCCCGGTGCTCGCCAAGGTCGAGGTCAACGGTCCCGGGGCCGACCCGCTCTACGTCGATCTCAAGCGAGAGAAGCCCGGGCTTTTCGGCACGAAGGCGATCAAGTGGAACTTCACGAAGTTCCTGATCGGCCGCGACGGCCGGGTGATCGGCCGCTTCTCGCCCTCGACGAAGCCGGCGGCCCTCGAAGGCGCGATCGAACGGGCCATGGCGGCGCCGGGCGGGTAG